In a single window of the Streptomyces sp. NBC_00285 genome:
- a CDS encoding M23 family metallopeptidase — translation MNDRPPPGILTTPAPASDAASSPYAAYGTQEAQYDDITMYGACAAPGVDASGITGTHATGSFETDPLFGNMPGDGTGSYDASTWSTGGHQTLNYDMYAAQHHAAHDTGAYDATQWGADHQHLSAIPPQANGPDASGHWDARAWLQPDPSAGAADQTQHWEWGTQAFDTGAYDATQWNSDGTAADPQGTAVFEQVGHDEHHAYDEHHAYDETHVYAEANPYGDAYAEHASHDGESAGALTATGELPAVHDPDALLLDDQEEDTPASAPGPVPGSRVAARNANRSRRRMPAKRSALLTIAVPSACVMGVAGIAAASVGTFTGDDTDTSTTLADTTAVAPVAANNKLDDQLKSLSAGADDFADRASRTQERIDLKAQQAAEKRKAAEEAARKERLRPKFALPVAQRGLSAYFGQAGVNWMSVHTGIDFPVSYGTTVMAATDGTVRTQWNSAYGNMMIVTAKDGTETWYCHLSSYRVSSGTTVRAGDPIAYSGNSGNSTGPHLHFEVRPAGGSAIDPLPWLRSHDLNPT, via the coding sequence GTGAACGACCGTCCCCCGCCGGGGATTCTGACCACCCCGGCTCCGGCTTCCGACGCCGCCTCGTCGCCCTACGCGGCGTACGGCACGCAAGAGGCCCAGTACGACGACATCACCATGTACGGCGCCTGTGCCGCTCCCGGTGTCGACGCCTCAGGCATCACCGGCACACACGCCACCGGCAGCTTCGAGACCGACCCGCTCTTCGGCAACATGCCGGGCGACGGCACCGGTTCGTACGACGCGTCGACATGGTCCACGGGCGGCCACCAGACGCTGAACTACGACATGTACGCGGCCCAGCACCACGCCGCCCACGACACCGGCGCGTACGACGCCACGCAGTGGGGCGCCGACCACCAGCACCTCTCCGCGATCCCCCCGCAGGCGAACGGCCCCGATGCCAGCGGTCATTGGGACGCGCGCGCTTGGCTCCAGCCCGACCCCTCCGCGGGCGCGGCCGACCAGACCCAGCACTGGGAATGGGGCACGCAGGCCTTCGACACCGGGGCGTACGACGCCACGCAGTGGAACTCCGACGGCACGGCGGCCGACCCGCAGGGCACCGCCGTCTTCGAGCAGGTCGGGCACGACGAGCACCACGCCTACGACGAGCACCACGCCTACGACGAGACCCACGTGTACGCCGAGGCGAATCCTTACGGCGACGCCTACGCCGAACACGCCTCGCACGACGGCGAGTCGGCCGGCGCTCTCACCGCCACCGGTGAGCTGCCCGCCGTCCACGACCCCGACGCCCTGCTCCTGGACGACCAGGAAGAGGACACCCCGGCCTCCGCTCCGGGCCCCGTCCCCGGGTCACGCGTGGCAGCGCGCAACGCGAACCGCTCCCGTCGCCGTATGCCCGCCAAGCGTTCCGCGCTGCTGACGATCGCCGTTCCCTCGGCGTGTGTCATGGGTGTCGCGGGGATCGCCGCCGCCTCGGTCGGCACGTTCACCGGCGACGACACGGACACGTCGACGACCCTGGCGGACACGACCGCCGTCGCGCCGGTCGCCGCGAACAACAAGCTGGACGACCAGCTCAAAAGCCTTTCGGCCGGTGCGGACGACTTCGCTGACCGGGCCAGCCGTACCCAGGAGCGCATCGACCTCAAGGCCCAGCAGGCGGCCGAGAAGAGGAAGGCGGCGGAGGAGGCGGCCCGCAAGGAGCGGCTGCGCCCGAAGTTCGCGCTTCCGGTCGCCCAGCGTGGCCTCAGCGCCTACTTCGGCCAGGCCGGCGTCAACTGGATGTCCGTCCACACCGGCATCGACTTCCCCGTCTCCTACGGCACGACGGTGATGGCCGCGACCGACGGCACCGTCCGCACGCAGTGGAACAGCGCCTACGGCAACATGATGATCGTGACCGCGAAGGACGGCACGGAGACGTGGTACTGCCACCTCTCCAGCTACCGCGTCTCCTCCGGTACGACGGTCAGGGCCGGCGACCCCATCGCGTACAGCGGCAACTCCGGCAACTCGACCGGCCCGCACCTGCACTTCGAGGTACGGCCGGCCGGCGGGTCCGCGATCGACCCGCTGCCGTGGCTGCGCAGCCACGACCTGAACCCCACGTAG
- a CDS encoding lipase family alpha/beta hydrolase produces MKVTKAALPLLPLCQRLLPGRLAGLSLALLKATALEIAILAGHLLLYPSGITQERRSPLSPLPASEGGAAQLPVEAKPPVVLLHGFIDNRSVFVLLRRSLAQHGRQQIESLNYSPLTCDIRSAAELLGRHIEEICERTGSTRVDIVGHSLGGLIARYYVQRLGGDARVRTLVTLGTPHAGTRVVPLASAHPIVRQMRPGSELLEELTRPAPGCRTHFVSFWSDLDHLMDPLETACIDHADLAAENVRVSGIGHLALPVHPAVATGIRQVLDTPRAGEETAGRAGGLTVA; encoded by the coding sequence ATGAAGGTCACCAAGGCGGCGCTGCCGCTCCTCCCGCTGTGCCAGCGCCTGCTTCCCGGCAGGCTGGCGGGACTCTCCCTGGCCCTCCTGAAGGCGACCGCCCTGGAGATCGCGATCCTCGCGGGGCATCTCCTCCTCTACCCCTCCGGCATCACCCAGGAGCGCCGCTCCCCCCTGTCGCCGCTTCCCGCGTCGGAGGGCGGTGCCGCGCAGCTGCCGGTGGAGGCCAAGCCCCCGGTCGTCCTGCTGCACGGCTTCATCGACAACCGCTCCGTCTTCGTGCTCCTGCGCCGCAGCCTCGCCCAGCACGGCAGGCAGCAGATCGAGTCGCTCAACTACTCCCCGCTGACCTGCGACATCCGTTCCGCGGCGGAGCTGCTCGGCCGCCATATAGAGGAGATCTGCGAGCGCACGGGCAGCACGCGGGTCGACATCGTCGGGCACAGCCTCGGCGGCCTGATCGCGCGCTACTACGTCCAGCGCCTCGGCGGTGACGCCCGGGTCCGCACACTGGTGACGCTCGGCACCCCGCACGCCGGCACCCGGGTGGTGCCGCTGGCGAGCGCGCACCCGATCGTGCGCCAGATGCGCCCCGGTTCGGAGCTGCTGGAAGAGCTCACCCGCCCGGCTCCGGGCTGCCGCACGCACTTCGTGAGTTTCTGGAGCGACCTCGACCACCTGATGGACCCGCTGGAGACCGCCTGCATCGACCATGCCGACCTGGCGGCGGAGAACGTCCGGGTGAGCGGGATCGGACATCTCGCCCTGCCCGTGCACCCCGCCGTCGCGACCGGCATACGGCAGGTGCTCGACACCCCGCGGGCGGGCGAGGAGACGGCCGGCCGCGCAGGCGGACTGACCGTGGCGTAA
- a CDS encoding cobalamin B12-binding domain-containing protein: MGVPAGPIRVVVAEPGLDGHDRGAKVIARALRDAGMEVIYTGLHQTPEQIVGTAIQEDADAIGLSFLSGAHDTLFTAVIDLLKDRDAADILVFGDGTIPEADIPPLKEKGVAEIFTSGATTRSIVDWVRANVRHPA, encoded by the coding sequence ATGGGTGTGCCGGCCGGACCGATCCGCGTGGTGGTGGCCGAGCCGGGACTCGACGGCCACGATCGCGGAGCCAAGGTGATCGCGAGGGCACTGCGCGACGCCGGGATGGAGGTCATCTACACCGGCCTCCACCAGACTCCCGAGCAGATCGTCGGCACCGCGATCCAGGAGGACGCCGACGCGATCGGCCTCTCCTTCCTCTCCGGCGCCCACGACACTCTCTTCACCGCGGTCATCGACCTCCTCAAGGACCGCGACGCGGCGGACATCCTCGTCTTCGGCGACGGGACCATCCCTGAGGCCGACATCCCTCCCCTCAAGGAGAAGGGCGTCGCAGAGATCTTCACCTCGGGGGCGACGACCCGGTCGATCGTGGACTGGGTCCGGGCGAACGTGCGTCACCCGGCGTAG
- a CDS encoding DUF5691 domain-containing protein yields MSKPSAPAPDAWEELVTSALLGTARRTPPGLAPGPEAPMALLDAAAEETVRRRAGLRPARAAERPQPAPEDTRPPLPAAAARRLAILLADRAGAGGGGGGRRGTAPDLMELLPQWLSTANTHSYAAPPQLLPALLDAARGRTDLRPAALAFAGPRATWLARLNPDWRFALRATPGGGAALPPPEDTAGVRQLWEEGLFAERVALLAAIRSREAAAARELLATTWATERAEDRLMFLDSLRMGLGPDDEPFLEQALADRSRNVRSTAAELLSALPGSALAARMAVRAGACVSVDRSLDTPTVVVEAPHECDAGMERDGVVPKAPTGRGERSWWFGQLVEAAPLGVWPGRLGGRTPGEIVALPVADDWCNELHAAWCRAAVRQRDAGWARALLGAPAAPEAGGPGAVSLAERAKLLSTLGSDERAEWVAGFIATHGLSEAFQLLGVCGVPWAAPLGRAVVDALNIARDAGSYPWSFSGVMGLAERCLDPGEAGRLEGLMAVPDEGEDASPGAGGYWAEAFQRLVSTLRLRAAMREELESA; encoded by the coding sequence ATGAGCAAGCCCTCCGCTCCCGCGCCGGACGCCTGGGAAGAACTGGTCACCTCGGCCCTGCTCGGCACCGCGCGCCGGACCCCGCCCGGCCTCGCGCCAGGCCCGGAGGCGCCGATGGCGTTGCTGGACGCGGCGGCCGAGGAGACCGTACGGCGGCGGGCCGGGCTGCGGCCGGCGCGCGCGGCGGAGCGGCCGCAGCCGGCGCCCGAGGACACGCGTCCTCCGTTGCCCGCGGCGGCGGCACGCAGGCTAGCGATCCTGCTCGCCGACCGGGCGGGCGCGGGCGGCGGAGGTGGTGGTCGCAGGGGTACGGCACCGGATCTGATGGAGCTGTTGCCGCAATGGCTGTCGACGGCGAACACCCACAGCTACGCGGCACCCCCGCAACTGCTGCCCGCGCTGCTGGACGCGGCCCGTGGCCGTACGGATCTGCGGCCGGCGGCGCTGGCCTTCGCGGGACCGCGTGCCACCTGGCTCGCCCGGCTGAACCCGGACTGGCGGTTCGCCCTGCGCGCGACACCTGGCGGCGGGGCGGCGCTCCCGCCTCCCGAGGACACGGCCGGGGTCCGACAGCTGTGGGAGGAGGGGCTGTTCGCGGAGCGGGTCGCGCTCCTCGCCGCGATCCGCTCCCGGGAAGCGGCCGCCGCGCGCGAGTTGCTCGCCACGACGTGGGCGACGGAGCGGGCCGAGGACCGGCTGATGTTCCTCGATTCGCTGCGGATGGGGTTGGGGCCGGACGACGAGCCGTTCCTGGAGCAGGCGCTGGCCGACCGCAGCCGCAACGTACGGTCCACGGCCGCGGAGTTGCTGTCAGCGCTGCCGGGTTCGGCGCTGGCGGCGCGGATGGCGGTCAGGGCCGGTGCGTGCGTGTCCGTCGACCGCAGCCTGGACACGCCGACGGTCGTCGTCGAGGCCCCGCACGAGTGCGACGCGGGCATGGAACGCGACGGTGTCGTACCCAAGGCGCCCACGGGGAGAGGGGAACGCTCCTGGTGGTTCGGGCAGTTGGTGGAGGCGGCGCCGCTGGGAGTGTGGCCGGGGCGGCTCGGTGGGCGGACGCCCGGAGAGATCGTGGCGTTGCCGGTGGCGGACGACTGGTGCAACGAACTGCACGCGGCGTGGTGCCGGGCCGCCGTGCGGCAGCGGGACGCCGGGTGGGCGCGAGCCCTGCTCGGGGCGCCCGCGGCACCGGAGGCCGGCGGGCCGGGGGCGGTGTCACTGGCCGAGCGGGCCAAGCTGCTGAGCACGTTGGGCTCCGACGAACGAGCCGAGTGGGTGGCCGGTTTCATAGCGACGCACGGGTTGTCGGAGGCGTTTCAGCTGCTGGGGGTGTGTGGGGTGCCGTGGGCCGCGCCGCTGGGGCGGGCGGTCGTCGATGCGCTCAACATCGCTCGGGACGCGGGGAGTTATCCGTGGAGTTTCAGCGGGGTGATGGGACTGGCGGAGCGATGCCTCGACCCGGGGGAGGCAGGGCGGCTGGAGGGACTGATGGCGGTGCCGGACGAGGGGGAGGACGCGAGTCCCGGGGCGGGGGGCTACTGGGCCGAGGCGTTCCAGCGGTTGGTCAGCACGTTGCGGCTGCGCGCGGCGATGCGGGAGGAACTGGAAAGCGCGTGA
- a CDS encoding SWIM zinc finger family protein, whose product MTQQGVRWTADQVLALAPDPASRKAGSKLGAAGPWSEAGSSDEGTVWGLCKGSGSKPYQTVIDIADAAGPAYKCSCPSRKFPCKHALGLLLLWAGGEGAVPPGPVPDWAEQWTEGRRQRAQEKRTAAAAGSVAASGDPEAARRRAERRAARITAGATELEQRLADLLRGGLAGAEQAGYGMWEETAARMVDAQAPGLAARVRELGAIPSSGPGWPVRLLEECALIHLLDRGWLRREGLPDGLASTVRSRIGLPASADGPPVRDRWLVLAQYDTADTRLTTRRIWLHGTDSGRTALLLSYGAAGRAPELALPVGLELDAEVSAHPGSGQLRASLGEQFAPPAPAVTRPPGVTTEQAAARYGDALRDDPWLESVPVTLDQVIPVPDGSSWQLADADADSALPLTAAARSRPGLWRLVALSGGAPVKVFGECGHRGFTPLTAWPEGAGEAVRLC is encoded by the coding sequence ATGACTCAGCAGGGGGTGCGCTGGACGGCGGATCAGGTGCTGGCACTGGCTCCTGACCCCGCGTCACGCAAGGCGGGCAGCAAACTCGGCGCGGCCGGTCCGTGGTCCGAGGCGGGGAGTTCCGACGAGGGGACGGTGTGGGGGCTGTGCAAGGGCAGCGGCAGCAAGCCGTATCAGACGGTCATCGACATCGCGGACGCCGCGGGGCCCGCCTACAAGTGCAGTTGCCCGAGCCGCAAGTTCCCGTGCAAGCACGCCCTCGGGCTGCTGCTGCTCTGGGCGGGCGGGGAGGGCGCGGTGCCGCCGGGGCCGGTGCCGGACTGGGCGGAGCAGTGGACGGAGGGGAGAAGGCAGCGCGCGCAGGAGAAGCGGACGGCTGCGGCCGCCGGTTCCGTCGCCGCGTCCGGTGATCCGGAGGCCGCCCGGCGCAGGGCGGAGCGCCGGGCGGCGCGGATCACGGCGGGGGCGACGGAGCTGGAGCAGCGGCTGGCGGACCTGCTGCGCGGCGGCCTGGCGGGGGCGGAGCAGGCGGGGTACGGCATGTGGGAGGAGACGGCGGCCCGCATGGTCGACGCCCAGGCGCCCGGACTGGCCGCCCGGGTGCGGGAGTTGGGGGCGATCCCGTCGTCCGGTCCGGGCTGGCCGGTGCGGCTGCTGGAGGAGTGCGCCCTCATCCATCTCCTCGACCGGGGCTGGCTGCGCCGCGAGGGGCTGCCGGACGGCCTGGCGTCGACGGTCCGGTCCCGGATCGGTCTGCCCGCCTCGGCGGACGGCCCGCCTGTGCGGGACCGCTGGCTGGTCCTCGCCCAGTACGACACGGCGGACACCCGACTGACGACCCGGCGGATCTGGCTGCACGGCACGGACTCAGGCCGCACGGCACTGCTCCTCTCCTACGGCGCCGCCGGCCGCGCCCCCGAACTCGCCCTGCCGGTGGGGTTGGAGCTGGACGCGGAGGTGTCCGCCCACCCCGGCTCCGGACAGCTGAGGGCGAGCCTCGGCGAGCAGTTCGCACCGCCCGCTCCCGCGGTGACCCGGCCGCCGGGGGTGACGACGGAACAGGCGGCGGCCCGCTACGGCGACGCGCTGCGGGACGACCCGTGGCTGGAATCCGTCCCCGTGACCCTGGACCAAGTGATACCGGTCCCGGACGGCAGCTCCTGGCAGTTGGCGGACGCCGACGCCGACTCTGCGCTGCCCCTCACGGCCGCCGCCCGCTCCCGGCCCGGCCTGTGGCGCCTGGTCGCGCTCTCGGGCGGAGCGCCGGTCAAGGTCTTCGGCGAGTGCGGCCACCGTGGCTTCACCCCGCTGACGGCCTGGCCGGAGGGGGCGGGCGAGGCGGTGCGACTGTGCTGA
- a CDS encoding ATP-binding protein encodes MTVSVEPTSVEPKQGEPAEVLRPHAEDAFAQELAALAAQDDRPRPARWKLSPWAVATYLLGGTLRDGTVITPKYVGPRRLVEVAVTTLATDRALLLLGVPGTAKTWVSEHLAAAVSGDSTLLVQGTAGTPEEAIRYGWNYAQLLANGPSRDALVPSPVMRAMAEGMTARIEELTRIPADVQDSLITILSEKTLPIPELGQEVQAVRGFNVIATANDRDRGVNDLSSALRRRFNTVVLPLPESVEAEVDIVSRRVDQIGRSLDLPAAPDGAAEIRRVVTVFRELRDGVSSDGRTKLKSPSGTLSTAEAISVVTNGLALAAHFGDGVLRAGDVAAGILGAVVRDPAADRVIWQEYLEAVVRERDGWKDFYRACREVSA; translated from the coding sequence ATGACTGTGTCTGTTGAACCGACATCCGTGGAACCGAAGCAGGGGGAGCCGGCCGAGGTGTTGCGGCCGCACGCCGAGGACGCCTTCGCCCAGGAACTCGCCGCGCTGGCCGCGCAGGACGACCGCCCGCGCCCGGCCCGCTGGAAGCTGTCGCCGTGGGCGGTGGCGACGTACCTGCTCGGCGGCACCCTCCGGGACGGGACGGTGATCACCCCGAAGTACGTGGGCCCGCGCCGTCTCGTCGAGGTCGCGGTCACCACCCTCGCCACTGACCGTGCCCTGCTTCTGCTGGGCGTGCCAGGCACCGCGAAGACCTGGGTCTCCGAGCACCTGGCCGCCGCGGTCAGCGGCGACTCCACCCTGCTCGTGCAGGGCACGGCGGGCACGCCGGAGGAGGCGATCCGGTACGGCTGGAACTACGCACAGCTGCTCGCCAACGGTCCGAGCCGTGACGCCCTCGTGCCCAGCCCGGTGATGCGGGCCATGGCGGAGGGGATGACGGCCCGGATCGAGGAGCTGACCCGTATCCCGGCCGACGTGCAGGACTCACTGATCACGATCCTGTCCGAGAAGACCTTGCCGATACCGGAGTTGGGCCAGGAGGTGCAGGCGGTCCGGGGCTTCAACGTCATCGCGACGGCCAACGACCGCGACCGCGGGGTCAACGACCTCTCCAGCGCCCTGCGCCGCCGGTTCAACACGGTCGTGCTGCCGCTGCCGGAGAGCGTCGAGGCCGAGGTCGACATCGTCTCGCGCCGCGTCGACCAGATCGGCCGCTCCCTCGACTTGCCGGCCGCGCCCGACGGCGCCGCGGAGATCCGCCGCGTCGTGACGGTCTTCCGGGAACTGCGGGACGGGGTGTCGTCCGACGGCCGTACGAAGCTCAAGTCGCCCAGCGGCACGCTGTCCACGGCCGAGGCCATCTCCGTCGTCACCAACGGGCTCGCTCTCGCCGCCCACTTCGGCGACGGCGTCCTGCGTGCCGGCGACGTGGCCGCGGGCATCCTCGGAGCCGTCGTCCGCGATCCGGCGGCCGACCGTGTCATCTGGCAGGAGTACCTGGAGGCGGTCGTCCGCGAGCGGGACGGCTGGAAGGACTTCTACCGGGCCTGCCGGGAGGTGAGTGCGTGA
- a CDS encoding DUF5682 family protein produces the protein MARVAESGSAGGSRVGPSGGGGAGGVDVQGRRGASSGALLLGVRHHGPGSARSVRAALDAAMPRVVLIEGPPEADALIPLAAEEDMRPPVALLAHAVDEPGRSAFWPLAEFSPEWVAIRWALEHAVPARFIDLPATHTLAWGKDAGHEGPTDRPEKPATETSDAPGAEPSAERPAPEDGAPADEHAHHDAVRVDPLGVLAEAAGYDDPERWWEDVVEHRGAGEGDVFEPFTVLEEAMGVLRETYGTGGHDRDLVREAYMRLQVHAAQREFGDDVAVVCGAWHVPALRRRSTVGADRALLKGLPKVKADMTWVPWTYRRLSRHSGYGAGIDSPGWYGHLFGAPDRPVERWLTKVAGLLRDEDRIVSSAHVIEAVRLAETLAAMRGRPLPGLTETTDAVRAVMCEGSDVPLALVHDRLVVGDVLGEVPQAAPAVPLQRDLDRIQRRLRLKPEALERELELDLRKETDAERSTLLHRLRLLGVAWGEQGVSRGSTGTFRETWRLRWEPELSVRIAEAGVWGTTVLAAATAKAETDAVAAPGLADVTALAERCLLAELPGALPTVMQVLADRAALDTDVGHLAQALPALVRSLRYGDVRGTDTGALAEVAAGLAERVFVGLPPACAALDADAAQEMRGHVDAVHGAVGLLGEMTSPGQGGDASAPPAGIPGRDSEDAPTAVAAQGVPDSAAVSAVDAGGLRGRWFVVLRVLSGRDTVSGVVRGRAVRLLLDDGELAQDEVARLMGLVLSPGTPPGDAAAWIEGFVGGGSGGGMLLVHDERLLGLVDAWLTGVSAEAFTDVLPLLRRTFSAYEPGVRRTLGELVRRGPGQRGSAAGTGTGIPGFGDDLDIGRADAVLPVVRLLLGLDDDPGDRADPGGYDGDLADSDDNDLAGVAG, from the coding sequence ATGGCTCGGGTTGCGGAGTCGGGGAGCGCAGGTGGCTCTCGGGTGGGCCCGTCCGGGGGTGGAGGGGCGGGCGGCGTCGACGTACAGGGGCGCCGGGGGGCCAGTTCGGGGGCCTTGTTGCTCGGGGTGCGGCATCACGGGCCCGGGTCGGCGCGGTCCGTGCGGGCGGCGTTGGACGCGGCCATGCCCCGGGTCGTTCTCATCGAGGGGCCACCCGAGGCCGACGCGCTGATTCCGCTGGCCGCCGAGGAGGACATGCGGCCGCCGGTCGCGCTCCTCGCCCATGCCGTGGACGAGCCCGGCCGGTCGGCGTTCTGGCCACTGGCCGAGTTCTCCCCGGAGTGGGTGGCGATCCGCTGGGCGCTGGAACACGCGGTCCCGGCGCGCTTCATCGACCTGCCCGCCACGCACACGCTGGCCTGGGGGAAGGACGCGGGGCACGAGGGGCCCACGGACCGACCGGAGAAGCCCGCCACCGAGACGTCGGACGCACCCGGCGCAGAACCGTCCGCTGAACGCCCGGCCCCCGAGGACGGCGCTCCGGCCGACGAACACGCCCATCACGACGCCGTACGAGTCGATCCGCTCGGTGTGCTGGCCGAGGCCGCCGGATACGACGACCCCGAGCGGTGGTGGGAGGACGTCGTCGAACACCGGGGCGCGGGAGAGGGCGACGTGTTCGAGCCGTTCACCGTGCTGGAAGAGGCGATGGGGGTGTTGCGAGAGACGTACGGGACCGGGGGACACGACCGGGACCTCGTCCGGGAGGCGTACATGCGGCTCCAGGTACACGCGGCGCAGCGGGAGTTCGGGGACGACGTGGCCGTGGTGTGCGGGGCCTGGCATGTGCCCGCGCTGCGTCGCAGGAGCACCGTCGGAGCCGACAGGGCGCTGTTGAAGGGGCTCCCCAAGGTCAAGGCGGACATGACGTGGGTGCCGTGGACGTACCGAAGGCTGTCGCGGCACAGCGGCTACGGCGCGGGGATCGACTCGCCCGGCTGGTACGGGCACCTGTTCGGCGCGCCGGACCGCCCCGTCGAGCGGTGGCTGACCAAGGTGGCGGGGCTGCTGCGGGACGAGGACCGGATCGTGTCCTCGGCACATGTGATCGAGGCCGTACGGCTGGCCGAGACCCTGGCCGCGATGCGCGGACGGCCGCTGCCCGGTCTCACCGAGACGACCGACGCGGTGCGGGCGGTGATGTGCGAGGGCTCGGACGTCCCGCTGGCGCTGGTGCACGACCGGCTGGTCGTGGGCGACGTACTGGGAGAGGTACCGCAAGCCGCGCCCGCGGTGCCGTTGCAGCGGGACCTCGACCGGATCCAGCGGCGCCTGCGGCTCAAACCGGAGGCGCTGGAGCGGGAGTTGGAGCTCGATCTGCGCAAGGAGACCGACGCCGAGCGCAGCACCCTGCTGCACCGGCTGCGGCTGCTGGGCGTGGCGTGGGGTGAGCAGGGGGTCTCGCGGGGGAGCACGGGCACGTTCCGGGAGACGTGGCGGCTGCGGTGGGAACCGGAGTTGTCCGTGCGGATCGCCGAGGCGGGAGTGTGGGGCACGACCGTGCTCGCTGCCGCGACGGCCAAGGCGGAGACGGACGCCGTCGCCGCGCCGGGCCTCGCCGACGTCACGGCTCTCGCCGAGCGCTGTCTGCTGGCCGAACTCCCGGGCGCCCTGCCGACGGTGATGCAGGTCCTCGCCGATCGAGCCGCGCTTGACACGGACGTCGGCCACCTCGCCCAGGCCCTGCCGGCCCTCGTCCGCTCCCTCCGTTACGGCGATGTGCGCGGAACCGACACCGGGGCACTGGCGGAGGTCGCGGCGGGCCTCGCCGAACGGGTCTTCGTCGGCCTGCCCCCGGCCTGCGCCGCACTCGACGCGGACGCGGCGCAGGAGATGCGCGGCCATGTGGACGCGGTGCACGGAGCCGTGGGGCTGCTGGGCGAGATGACCTCGCCGGGGCAGGGCGGTGACGCGAGTGCTCCGCCCGCCGGCATACCGGGACGGGACAGCGAGGACGCCCCGACGGCCGTAGCGGCGCAGGGTGTTCCGGACAGCGCTGCCGTGTCGGCGGTGGACGCCGGGGGACTGCGGGGCCGTTGGTTCGTGGTGCTCAGGGTGCTTTCCGGGCGGGACACCGTGTCCGGTGTCGTCCGGGGGAGGGCGGTGCGGCTGCTCCTGGACGACGGGGAGTTGGCGCAGGACGAGGTGGCGCGGCTCATGGGGCTCGTCCTGTCACCGGGGACGCCGCCGGGGGACGCGGCTGCCTGGATCGAGGGGTTCGTCGGGGGCGGCTCCGGTGGCGGAATGCTGCTCGTGCACGACGAGCGGCTGCTCGGACTGGTCGACGCGTGGCTCACCGGGGTGTCGGCGGAGGCGTTCACCGATGTGCTGCCTCTGCTGCGGCGCACGTTCTCGGCGTACGAGCCGGGAGTGCGCCGGACGCTGGGCGAGCTGGTCCGGCGGGGCCCGGGTCAGCGGGGAAGCGCGGCGGGGACCGGTACCGGCATACCGGGCTTCGGGGACGACCTCGACATCGGCCGCGCCGACGCCGTGCTGCCGGTGGTGCGACTGCTGCTCGGCCTGGACGACGACCCCGGTGATCGTGCCGACCCGGGCGGCTATGACGGCGACTTGGCGGACTCCGACGACAACGACCTTGCGGGGGTGGCGGGATGA
- a CDS encoding VWA domain-containing protein, with product MTTEVPRTAGGGGDPADERLRRWRLVLGGESADGTGRALTGQDAAMDGALTALYGRGDGKGQTGRDRSAGLGASAPSVARWLGDIRTYFPSSVVQVMQRDAIDRLGLSTLLLEPEMLEAVEADVHLVGTLLSLNKAMPETTKETARAVVRKVVDDLEKRLATRTRATLTGALDRSARINRPRHHDIDWNRTISANLKHYLPEYRTIVPERLVGYGRASRSVKKEVVLCIDQSGSMAASVVYASVFGAVLASMRSIDTRLVVFDTAVVDLTDQLDDPVDVLFGTQLGGGTDINRALAYCQSQISRPAETVMVLISDLYEGGIRNEMLKRVAAMKASGVQFVTLLALSDEGAPAYDREHAAALAALGAPAFACTPDLFPEVMAAAIEKRPLPIPDTA from the coding sequence ATGACGACCGAGGTACCGCGGACGGCGGGGGGCGGGGGTGACCCGGCCGACGAGCGGTTGCGGCGCTGGCGGCTCGTGCTCGGCGGGGAGTCGGCCGACGGGACCGGGCGCGCGCTCACTGGGCAGGATGCCGCGATGGACGGAGCGCTGACCGCGCTCTACGGCAGGGGGGACGGGAAAGGGCAGACGGGCAGGGACCGTTCGGCCGGGCTCGGGGCGTCGGCGCCGTCCGTGGCGCGGTGGCTGGGGGACATCCGGACGTACTTCCCTTCGTCCGTCGTCCAGGTCATGCAGCGGGACGCGATCGACCGGCTCGGGCTGTCCACGTTGCTCCTTGAGCCGGAGATGCTGGAGGCGGTGGAGGCCGACGTGCATCTCGTCGGCACGCTGCTGTCGCTCAACAAGGCGATGCCGGAGACGACGAAGGAGACGGCCCGTGCCGTCGTGCGCAAGGTCGTCGACGACTTGGAGAAGCGGCTCGCCACCCGCACCCGGGCCACGCTCACCGGTGCTCTCGACCGCAGTGCGCGGATCAACAGACCGCGCCACCACGACATCGACTGGAACCGCACGATCTCGGCCAACCTGAAGCACTACCTGCCGGAGTACCGGACGATCGTGCCGGAGCGGCTCGTCGGATACGGCCGGGCCTCGCGGTCGGTGAAGAAGGAGGTCGTTCTTTGCATCGACCAGTCGGGGTCGATGGCGGCATCCGTCGTCTACGCGTCCGTGTTCGGGGCGGTGCTGGCGTCCATGCGGTCGATCGACACGCGGCTGGTCGTCTTCGACACGGCGGTCGTCGACCTCACCGATCAGCTCGACGACCCGGTGGACGTGCTGTTCGGGACGCAGCTCGGCGGCGGCACGGACATCAACCGGGCGCTGGCGTACTGCCAGTCGCAGATCAGCCGGCCCGCGGAGACGGTGATGGTGCTGATCAGCGACCTCTACGAGGGCGGGATACGCAACGAGATGCTGAAGCGGGTCGCGGCGATGAAGGCGTCGGGGGTGCAGTTCGTGACGCTGCTGGCCCTGTCGGACGAGGGGGCGCCCGCCTACGACCGGGAACACGCGGCCGCGCTCGCCGCGCTGGGCGCACCCGCCTTCGCCTGCACGCCCGACCTGTTCCCGGAAGTGATGGCCGCGGCCATCGAGAAGCGGCCGCTCCCGATACCGGACACGGCGTGA